Within Capsicum annuum cultivar UCD-10X-F1 unplaced genomic scaffold, UCD10Xv1.1 ctg61456, whole genome shotgun sequence, the genomic segment ccaatacggtgcgagacatcctcgtcaatctcaccgttactctggatcacggacccaagatacttgaacttgtccctcttacatacctcctgagcttccagcttcactactaccttattctcccgcctcacgtcattaaacttgcattccacatactctgtcttgcttctgctcaccctgaaccctctagactcaagagtttgcctccacacctctaatttgtcattcacatcCCCttgagtctcatctatcagaactacatcgtctgcaaaaagcatacaccacggcacctccccttgaatacgccgcgtcaacacatccatcaccaacgcaaacaaaaagggactaagagtatatccctgatgcaatcctgtcaggacagtgaaatgctccgaGTCTCCTCCCGcagtcctcacctgggttttcgctccatcatacatatccttaattactctgatatatgacagcggtaccccactcacctccaagcatctccaaagcacctccctggagactttgtcgtaagccttctccaggtcgataaacaccatgtgcagatccttcttcctctccctatactgctccaccaacctccgtaccaggtggattgactccgtcgtcgagcgaccgggcataaatccgaactggttctccgaaatagacactatccgtctcagcctcacctcgaccactctctcccagatcttcatcgagtgactcaataacttaatccccctatagttatcgcaactctgaatgtcccccttattcttatagagagggatcatggtactccacctctatgcctcgggcatctttgccatcctgaaaattttattaaacaatccagtcaaccaccttacaccagcctctccaacgaacttccaaaactccaccggtatctcatccggccccgtcgccctaccccttcgcatcctgcggacagcctgtctaacctcttctaccttaaaatgtctacaatagctaaaatcccgacactcctctgagtgctccagttcccctaacacaatagctctatccccttcgtcattcaagagcccatgaaaatacgactgccatctcttcttgatgtggccgtcctccactaacactctaccgtcctcccccttaatgcacctcacctgatcgaggtcacgagccttcctctccctagccttagcgagtctaaacaactttttctcccctcctttcccctgtaaccctgcatacaagctctcaaaagcagcCGTCTTAGCAGCTGTGAGTGccgacttcgcctccttcctcgctagcttgtactctttcctgtacacccgcttctcctcttcgtccttactttccaccaacttagcatacgcctctttcttggtccccactttcttctccacctcttcattccaccaccaatccccccgatggtgcccggcccggcccctagaaacacccaacacctcacttgcattctccctgatgcaccttgccgccctgtcccatatactatccacgtcccccctacactcccacacccccattcccgccaacctctcccctatctcccacgcattcactggcgtcaggccaccccacttaattctcggtctaccctccttactcctcctctttctattcttctttatacccaaatccataaccaagagcctatgctgggtcgaaagattctcactcgggatgactttacagtccttacacaacgccttATCCCCTTTCCTAaccaacaaaaagtcaatctgagtcctggctaccgcgcttcgaaaggtgatcaggtgctcgtccttcttcgggaagcccgagttcaccaccaccaacccaaaggccctcgcaaactccaatagggtcgccccctcttcatttctctccccaaaaccaaaaccaccatgcacatccccaaagcctcccggtagcgccccgatgtgcccattgaaatcccctgctacaacaatcttcttcgaactaggcacgcctcttaccacctcctccaaagcctcccaaaaccgcgttttctcctcctcctccgatcccacttgcggcgcataagcactacacacgttcagggtaaatccccgaatgaccaacttaatagtcatcagcctatcgttgatcctcttcacctccactacctgacctctaagctcttcatctactaagatgccaactccattcctacgcctgtcgctcccagagtaccacagcttgtaaccatccacatccctagccttagaccctacccacttggtctcttggacacacgcaatgttgatcctcctcttcctaagaatcttcacgagctctatggacttaccctgaagggtccctatattccaagacccaaacCTCAGCCTACCGTCCCGCCCTCCACTGCCCCCTCCCCCCCCTCCcacggccaaaccttggcctccctcccactcccgctctctcctcatcccccgcccccaccacggccccacgccccaacccctcGGACATGACTCTATCCgcccattaccacccacagccacaactacacgaaagtatacaaaaatatacagatatacacgatggtagtatcaaagcagcagcaacaaagaaatacaaggctcacacaaattcaaaggaatactcccgaaacaaaactatactcaataaTGGAATAtgcaatactgaaataatactaagaatggaatatgcaataatgaaataaaataaaatatgaaataacgaaaataacaaaagttagaggtcaccggattacgcttggggctgcggctgctggagacagAGCGGCGGGTGGCGGCTGGGGACCGGGCGGCGGCTGGCTGGGGACAGGGTGGCGGCTGGGGGGAGGGCTGGTGTACCCCTTCGGGGGGGTACGGGCAGGACAGGtaagggtggggtgggggtcTGCACaaccggggggggggggggaccgGCTTGGAATCGGAGGTCGGCGCCGGAGGGTGGCGGGGAGCGGCGACGGGGTCGGTGCCGCGGACCGGAGTTCGGTGCCGGCGGTGGAGTCGagtcggcgccggggaccggggacCGGTGCgggagagagggagagagggtcGGCGCCGGAGGTCGGCATCGGAGCCGGAGGTCGGGCCCGGAGGTTGGGTCGGGTCGGCACCGACGGTTGACGACGGCGACGGGGGCCGGTGACCGGAGCTAGCGAGAGAAGGGGTAGGGAGGAAGAGAGAAAGCCGTT encodes:
- the LOC124893549 gene encoding translation initiation factor IF-2-like; its protein translation is SGGWRLGTGRRLAGDRVAAGGRAGVPLRGGTGRTGKGGVGVCTTGGGGGPAWNRRSAPEGGGERRRGRCRGPEFGAGGGVESAPGTGDRCGREGERVGAGGRHRSRRSGPEVGSGRHRRLTTATGAGDRS